One genomic region from Metallosphaera tengchongensis encodes:
- a CDS encoding AAA family ATPase: MLFDERPKTRRQELFDRDIEIEGIKSNVDRPLLVISGIRRIGKTSTLLVALNELGRDYVLIDCRKLKENYGRQDLYNLFSSSFSTVVDKVKGVLSGVRGVSILGNSIEFKWKGRDSVSLADLFDHLNGKRLIIAMDETQKLRGPLSKEVREAIAHAYDYDRNLTFILTGSEVGLLYDFLGVEDRESPLYGRYYYQITLDRFEKERATEFLRKGFDEISAKVSDEETEKLVEFFDGIPGWLTFGANRFLEGRKIEEVREIAIDVALNEIENLIETKRRVSEIVGRRYKNALKCLALGENSWSKLSNCLQRAEGSTMSSSVLENIITNLEKSSIIKDYEFLDPIYGEASKRLS, translated from the coding sequence TTGTTATTTGATGAAAGACCTAAAACGAGGAGACAGGAGCTGTTCGATAGGGATATAGAAATAGAGGGGATAAAGAGTAACGTAGATAGGCCTCTCCTAGTAATATCTGGAATCAGGAGAATAGGTAAGACGTCTACACTTTTAGTGGCGTTAAACGAGCTAGGGAGAGATTACGTATTAATTGACTGCAGAAAGCTAAAGGAGAATTACGGCAGACAGGACCTGTATAATCTCTTCTCAAGTAGCTTTTCCACAGTTGTGGATAAGGTAAAGGGCGTACTCTCAGGGGTTAGAGGAGTGAGCATATTAGGAAACTCAATCGAATTTAAGTGGAAAGGTAGGGACTCAGTCTCCCTCGCTGACCTGTTTGACCATTTAAACGGGAAAAGACTAATTATAGCGATGGATGAGACGCAAAAGCTGAGGGGGCCATTATCGAAGGAGGTGAGGGAGGCAATAGCCCACGCATATGATTATGACAGAAACTTGACCTTTATTTTGACAGGTTCAGAAGTTGGATTACTCTACGATTTTCTGGGCGTAGAAGATAGAGAGTCTCCACTTTACGGAAGGTACTACTATCAGATAACTCTTGACAGGTTTGAGAAGGAGAGAGCAACTGAGTTCTTAAGGAAAGGTTTCGACGAAATATCTGCGAAAGTCAGCGACGAGGAAACAGAGAAACTGGTGGAGTTCTTTGACGGAATACCAGGTTGGCTCACGTTTGGGGCTAACAGGTTTTTAGAGGGGAGAAAGATTGAAGAAGTGAGGGAGATTGCAATAGATGTAGCGTTAAACGAGATAGAGAACTTAATAGAGACTAAGAGAAGGGTGTCAGAGATAGTAGGTAGAAGATATAAAAACGCGTTGAAGTGCTTGGCGTTAGGGGAGAACAGTTGGAGCAAACTGTCCAACTGTTTGCAGAGAGCTGAAGGAAGCACTATGTCCAGTAGCGTTCTGGAAAACATAATAACTAACCTAGAGAAGAGTAGTATAATAAAGGACTACGAATTCTTAGACCCAATATACGGTGAGGCAAGCAAAAGATTAAGTTAA